The genomic stretch CAAATACAGGCTGCTGATTTTGTGCTTGTTGAGCTGAGTCTTTATTTAAATACACATCCTCATGATGAAGATGCGTTGAAGCAATTCAATCAATATTCCGGCTATTCAAGGCACTTAAAAAGACAGTTCGAATCCTCTTACGGACCGCTTCTGCAGTTCGGCAACAGCCCCGCGGGCAAGGATTGGGATTGGGGAAAAGGGCCATGGCCGTGGCAAGTATAAGGAGGAATGCCTGAATGTGGGTGTATGAAAAGAAGCTGCAATACCCTGTCAAGGTCAGTACGTGCAACCCGACGCTGGCGAAG from Bacillus subtilis subsp. subtilis str. 168 encodes the following:
- the cotJB gene encoding component of the inner spore coat (Evidence 1a: Function from experimental evidences in the studied strain; PubMedId: 9364920; Product type cp: cell process) translates to MAKKVDAEYYRQLEQIQAADFVLVELSLYLNTHPHDEDALKQFNQYSGYSRHLKRQFESSYGPLLQFGNSPAGKDWDWGKGPWPWQV